The genomic region CAGCGTATGCAGGTGCAAGTCAAGGACCGTTCCCTTTTAAGCCTCTCGTGGCCGCTATTCATCACCTTCGGGATTGCCACGTGCCAGCCGATGATGGACAGCTGGTTTTTGTCGCGGACATCGGAATCGGCGGCGGCGGGCGTGGGGGCATTGATGCCCGTTCTCGGTGCACTTTTCATGGCCATCAACGCCTTCGCCCAGGCGGGGGCGAGCATCGCCTCGCAGTTTATCGGCGCAGAACGCCCCAGGCAAGCGGGTACCACGCAAACGATGGTGCTGCTCGGGAGCCTTCTGCTCGGCATCGCGATTACGCTGGTGGTGATTCCCTTGAACAGCCAGATTGTAAGCTGGATGGGGCTTACAGGCGATGCCGCCCACCACGCCCGCGACTTTCTGCATATCGTCTCGTTCGGCTTTGCATTCCGCGCGCTGCAATCTACTCTGACTTCGCTCATCGCAACTCACGGCCTTACCGTGTGGAACCTGCTCGGAAACATCATCACGATTATTTCGAATGCCGCCATGAACGTCGTTTTTCTAAACGGCTACTTCGGATTTCCTCAGATGGGGGTGAAGGGCGTGGCGCTTGCCACCATGCTTTCGTGGCTCATTGCCGCAAGCATTCTCTATATCATTTTGCGAGTCAAGGTGCACCATAAGATTCGCCGAACCGACTTCAAACGTTCCCGCGTCATTTTACCGGACTGGATTCGCATCGGATTCCCCGCTGCGGTAGAACCGGTGAGTTTCCAGATATTCCAGGTAGTGCTCACCGCCATCGTGGTGCATTTAGGCATTATCGCCATGACCGCCCGCATTTTCAGCGCAAATTTTGCGATGCTCGCCGTCATTTTGAGCGTAGGCCTAAGTAGCGGAAACCAGATTTTGGTCGCACACCTCGTTGGCGCCCATGACTTTGACAAGGCTAACCGCAGACTGCACCAAAGCCTTATCGCAGGAAGCGCAAGCGGCTTTATCGTAGCCATCGTCGTCGCGATTTTTGGCGGGCAACTGCTCACCCTCTACACCAACGACCCTGAAGTCATTTACCTCGGCAAACTCTGCCTATGGTGCGACGTAATTTTGCAACCGTTCAAGGCCGCAAATATGGTGATTACCTCGGCACTCCGCGCATCGGGCGATTCCAAGTTTCCCGCCATCGTGGGCTCTGCCATGATGTGGACCTGTGGACTCGGCACCGCACTTCTGCTAGCCTTCGGGCTTCACCTCGGGCTCGTGGGTATCTGGCTCGGCATGGCCGCCGACGAATTCTACCGTTCCATTGTCA from uncultured Fibrobacter sp. harbors:
- a CDS encoding MATE family efflux transporter; protein product: MQVQVKDRSLLSLSWPLFITFGIATCQPMMDSWFLSRTSESAAAGVGALMPVLGALFMAINAFAQAGASIASQFIGAERPRQAGTTQTMVLLGSLLLGIAITLVVIPLNSQIVSWMGLTGDAAHHARDFLHIVSFGFAFRALQSTLTSLIATHGLTVWNLLGNIITIISNAAMNVVFLNGYFGFPQMGVKGVALATMLSWLIAASILYIILRVKVHHKIRRTDFKRSRVILPDWIRIGFPAAVEPVSFQIFQVVLTAIVVHLGIIAMTARIFSANFAMLAVILSVGLSSGNQILVAHLVGAHDFDKANRRLHQSLIAGSASGFIVAIVVAIFGGQLLTLYTNDPEVIYLGKLCLWCDVILQPFKAANMVITSALRASGDSKFPAIVGSAMMWTCGLGTALLLAFGLHLGLVGIWLGMAADEFYRSIVNYIRWRGGKWKQYGVV